The genomic stretch CGACCCAGTTAATAGACGGATTTTCGGCCGCCTTTTCGGCAATCCATGTTCCATTCCCACTGCAGTATTCCACATACACAGGAGATGAATTGCCAAACAACGCAGGATCTTCCCAACCAGGGAAACGAAACGGATCGGATTCTGATAGCCCTTTTAAAGGGATATACCACACGCGATCTTGAATCAAAACTTTACGCTCCCCTTCACGAAAAGGAGATTTTAAATCTTCAGGCTTCATTTTTTAAACTCTAACAAAATAAAAGAGATAAATCATATCGCATGATTATTTATGACTCAATCGATAATTTCTCTATCAGAAAGACAGAGTCGATATAGATCACGCTTAGGAATACCACGCATTTCAGCTGCTAGCTTGATGGCTTCTTTTTTAGATAGGCTATATTGAGTTTCTAGAAATTGGACGTGTTCTTGAGGAGACATCTGCTCCCACTGCTGAGTATCGTCTGCTGCTTCTCCCTTAATCATCACAACAACTTCCCCTTTCAGAGGATGCGATTCCCAATGCGTGATTAAATCTTGAGCTGTGCCTCGTCGAATTTCTTCAAACTTCTTGGTCAACTCACGTGCCACTACCAGATAGCGAGTAGGGGCTAAAAGATGCATGGTTTGGAGAAAATCTAAAAGCCGGTGGGGAGATTCATAGCAAACAGTGGTTCCCTCGTATTGGAGAATCTTTTGCAATGCTCTTTTCAATTCTTGTGCTTTCCGTGGTAAAAAACCACAAAATTGAAAGAGATCGGTAGGTAAACCGGAACATGCTAACGCTGTTATCGCCGCACAAGGTCCTGGAATGGAAATGACTTCAATCCCTTCTTCAACACATTTTTCAACTAAGCGATTACCTGGATCGGAGATTGAGGGAGTTCCAGCATCTGAAATCATCGCCATTTTAACGCCTTCTTGCAAAGCCCTTAAAACTTCTTGCTCTTGCGCCGATTCATTAAATTTGTGAAAACTTTTAAGGGGCTTTTGAATTTCATAGTGCTTAAGTAAAATGGAGCTTTGACGTGTATCTTCACACAGAATCAAATCACACTCTTTAAGCAAGCGCAAAGCGCGAAGCGTGATATCTTCTAAATTTCCAATGGGAGTTGCAATAAGATAAAGCATAAGGGAATACTTGAGGAAAGAAAAGGTGGCACCCAGATTCGAACTGGGGAATGGAAGCTTTGCAGGCTTCTGCCTTACCACTTGGCCATGCCACCGTTTGTAAATACCAGGTTATACCTGACTTTGTGCGATCCAGTCAAGTGATTTCAGAAAAAAAAGAAAGAAAGTTCCAAATTCCGAGTTAGACTAAAAAAAATTATATCTCAATTGGTTTTAAATGTGTGATGCATGAACACAAGTTTTTCCAAGCTCTCCAATCTTCCTGCATGCGCTGGTGCAAACACTTCATCTCGTTTTGTAAATCATTTAAGAGTTCGCGACAAGATGGTGTAGTTTCCTTAATCTTTAAGTACTGCCCTTTCAACTGGTTTAAAACTCGGATATCGGTTTCGATTCGATCGGATATTTCATGAATCTTTGCCTCAATCTCTTCTCGTTTGACATACCACAACTCTTTGACTTGCTCGAGAAGAAGGTTTTTCTTTTCCCGAATCATCCGCTTTTGAATGGTAAAGGAATCGACAGTTTTTAACTCATGTGTGAGACCTAAAAAACTGAGACCTTTAATTAACCACTTTGTAGGATCAAAGTGATACCATCGAATGCCATTTCTGTAATCATGTGCAAAGACATGATGATAATTATGGTATCCCTCTCCAAAAGTCAATAAAGCTAAAATGTAATTGTTAACCGCCGATTGCTCTTGGCAAAACGGCTTGTCTCCCCATGTATGGGCAAGAGAATTAATGAACCAAGTAAAATGGTGTAATAAGAAAAAGCGAATCCACCAAGCAACAAAAAACGCCCCCCAAAAATCCTCTAATAACCATCCAACTAAAAGAAAAACCAAAATATTGCTTCCAAACATTAAAGCTGGATAAAAGTGATGTTGGAACATCACCAATTTATTTCGAATAAGATCTGGAACAACTTTTGGATCAATTTCTTTCTGTTTGTGCAGCATCCAAAAAAAATGTGCATACCAAAATCCCTTATTGATGGAATAAGGATCTTCATCTGTATCTACGTACGCATGATGCCGACGATGGTCAAAAGCCCACCGTAAAGCACTTCCCTGGCCTGCCATTGTTCCAAAAAACAACATGAGGGCTTCTAAAGTTTTTCCTGTTCGAAATGAGCGATGAGAATAAAAACGGTGATATCCACCTGTAATGCTCAGCCCTGTTAAATAAAGCAAAACAAATGAAACCGCAATCATCGCCAACGAAGGAAGCATGAAATAGAAATAAAAGGGAAGGCTTGCAAGCAATAAAATTTGATAGGAAATCAGAAATCCTGCAATCGGCAAACTGAAAGTTTTTTTAGTATGGGACATTATCTGCTCATATTTTGATTAATTTAAAATTGATTCTAAATGAAAGCATTAATTTTATCAACCATTCATAACCCACTTATTTTAACTACAATAGATAGCAATCCACTGAATCTTCGCTGCAAAAGCTTGAAGAATTTGTGTGTAAAACAAAAAATTCTTCAATTTCTGGGACCACGCTCCCATTATATTCTGAAAATCCAAACTTATCTTTGAGCACTTCTTGATCCGCATTGAGCACGGGTTCATACTGAGTGAGGCGGCAGCTTTTCACTGAAAAATTCAAAAAATCGCTAGAATTTTTCTCCAAATGCAGTCTCAATAAAAGTGCACAATCAGGCATTTGAGAAATTAACAGCACAATTTGGAGGTTGCATGAATCATTTCCTTATTTAATTTTTTATCCATCATAACGCATCTCTATTTTTGCAAACAACACCTTGCTTTTGTGTGAGAAAATCGATTAATCTACGCTTTACAAGGAGATTTTATGTCTGTAAACAGACTCACCTTCCATGAAATTTGTCAGATCTTAAATAGTCCCGTGTTTCCTGCAGAAATTGATTCGTTTACACCTTCTGTTGTCGTGGACAGTCGTTTGCTGCAAAAAAATGATCTTTTTATTGCGCTTCCAGGTGAAAAAACGGATGGACATCATTTTTTAAATGAAGTGGAAAAAAAAGGAGCCGCTGCTGCCATTGTTTCAAACGATTTTCTTCGTCAAAACAAAACAAATTTTCACATGCCCATCCTTGGTGTTGACGATGTTTTAGAAGCTCTACAAAAATTAGCTCAAGAGTATTTAAAACAACGGCAAGTCAAAATTGTCGCCATCACGGGATCTGTTGGTAAAACAACCACTAAACACTTACTTTTTCAGCTTCTCCAAAAGCATTTCTCCGTGGCTTTTTCTCCAGGTAATCAAAATTCCCAGATTGGACTCCCCCTGAGCATATTAAATCACTATCACGGACACGAAGATGTTTTGATTTTAGAGATGGGGATGACAGCTCAAGGCCACATCCAAAAACTCATTGAAATCGCCCCTCCTGACATAGCCATTGTCACAGCCCTTGAACTTGTGCATGTCGCTGGAGTCCACTCACTAGAAAATATTGCACATGCAAAAAGAGAAATCCTGACACATCCAAAAACAATGCTAGGCCTTATTCCATCTGAAATTCCTTTTTATGCACTTTTGCATGAAACTGGAACTTGCCGCAAACAATCCTTTTCCACCCTTTCCATACAAGCCGATTACTGCTTGCATGAACAAGATCAACATCTGCAAATTCGAGATTCGCAAGGATTAAGTCCTTTATTGCCCCGTTTGCCTTTTCTGGGAAAGCATAATCAACATAACTTTCTCGCAGCCATCTCTGCTTGTCGAGCACTTGGAATGACCTGGTCTGATATTCAGCAAGTGATTCCTACACTGACACTTCCGGAAAGACGCTTAGAACAGGTCATAAAAAAAGGTATTCTTTTTATTAACGATAGTTATAATGCAGCCTTGACTTCTGTAAAAGCTGCTTTGGATGCACTACCTCCTCCCCTTCAATTTTCTGGCAAAAGAATTGGTGTCATTGGTGAAATGGTGGAACTCGGAACTTTTTCAGAAGCCTGCCATAGAGAAGTAGGAATTCTTTCGTTAGCCAAACTCGACCTAATGATCTGCTATGGGGATGGCTGCTTGCCTATTGAAGAGGTATGGAAGAAACACAACAAACCTGTTCATCTCACGCTAACTTTCGAACAGGTTATCGCCGAACTTAAGCAGCATGTTCTCCCTGGAGATGTCGTTTTATTGAAAGGTTCTAATAAAAAACAATTATGGAAAGTTTTAGAGTATTTTTAGCGGAGCCCCAACATGCTGCTATTCACCATCGATTTTTTTAGAGAATTTTTGGGAATTAAAATTCCCATGGTTTTTACTTATACATCTACCCGGATGATTCTTGCTGCCATCACATCGCTGATTATTTGCATTTTTCTGGGTCCACGCTTCATAAAAAAACTCTACGAACTAAAAATTGGACAGTCTATCCGCACGGACGAATGCCCCCATTTAGGCGTGTTACATCAAAAAAAAAAAGACACCCCAACTATGGGGGGGCTTTTGATCCTATTTTCCATGATTGTTTCGTTGCTTTTGTGGATGAAGCTAACGCACATTTTTACTCTTATTTTAATCATCACAACCCTCCTTTTAGGTTTTTTAGGCGGATGGGATGACTACCTCAAACTGAAATATAAAAATAGCAAGGGATTATCGAGTAAAAAAAAATTTCTCTACCAGGTGCTTATTTCAGCATTACTCCCTCTATATTTATTGAGCCCTACATTAAATGCAGCAACTCCATTTAAACGGTGGTTTGATCCCCCTATCGTGAAAGAACAAACTGTTTCTAAGAATGCTCAAGAAGAAAAACTGATTGCTCAGGTTTCTTTGAAAGAATACGCTACACGCTTTTACATCCCCTTTTTTAAAGATCCTGTTTTGACATTTTCAGGCTTTATGACTATCTTAGCTGCCTTATTTATGATTTTTGTGGTAACAGGTGCATCAAATGCCGTCAATTTAACCGATGGCTTAGATGGACTCGCGGCTGGATGTCTCATCATGGTTGCCGGATGTTTAGCTTTAATCGCCTTCGTATCAAACAATATTGATTTAGCCAGCTACCTCAATATTCTTTATATTGAAGGAAGTGGCGAAATTGCCATTTATTTATCTGCCTTAGCAGGGGCGTGCTTAGGATTTCTATGGTACAATAGCTATCCAGCTCAAGTTTTCATGGGAGACACAGGTTCTCTAGCCTTAGGTGGCATCCTAGGTGTTTGTGCAATTTTACTAAAAAAAGAAATGTTGTTAGGTATCATCGGCGGCATTTTCGTAGCAGAAACGCTTTCTGTCATTTTACAGGTGGGAAGCTTTAAACTTCGCAACAAAAAGCGGATCTTTTTATGCACGCCTCTTCACCACCATTTCGAATTTAAGGGCTGGCCAGAAACCAAAGTTGTGATCCGTTTTTGGATTGTGGGTCTTCTTTTGGCTATTGTAGGAATCGCTTCTTTAAAATTTCAATAAGATGAATCCCGATGCAACCTACCTACTTCAATAAACCGATTCTGATTGTTGGACTTGGCATTAGTGGTCTTGCCGCTGCACGCTTTCTCCTGACCCAAAAAGCACTCGTTTGGGCTATCGATCAAAATAAAGATAAGTTGAGAAAACGTTCCGACATCCAAATTCTGGAATCTCAAGGACTTCAATTTGTCGCCGAAAAAGATCTTCCTCCTCTAGAAACATTCCTTCTGGTCGTGACATCTCCTGGCGTTCCTCTTACTCATCCTGTGCTTCAGTTAGCCCAAGCCAAAAACATCAAAATCTTAGGAGAGATAGAATTAGCCTTTCGCTCTCTCAGAAATAAGCTCATTGGCATAACAGGAACGAATGGGAAAACAACGGTCACTCTACTCTTGACTCATCTTTTAAATTACGCAGGAATCCCTGCAAAAGCTGTTGGAAATGTAGGAGAGCCTCTTTCTGCAGAAATTACTTGTTCTTCCGAAACTGTTTTGGTGGTTGAGCTTAGCTCTTTTCAACTCGATACGCTTCAATCTCGCCAACTCGACATGGGAGTCATTTTAAACATTACCCCTGATCACCTAGATCGCTACGCATCTATGGAAGATTATGCCCTCTCTAAAATGAAGATAAAATCTTGCATTAAAGAAGGGGCTCCGCTTTACATGGAAGAAAAAGCCTTTCAAAATTACGGGTTTTTACAAGCAAATTTCCCATGTCATCTTTATGGTTATTCCCACAACTGTCATTTGATGAGTGATCAGCAGTACCTATTTTTAAATAAAAATATTGACTCCATTTTGCCTGTAGAGTATAGAGGGACTAAAAGTCATAGACTAGAAAATTTGATGGCTGCTTATGGTTTGTGCCGAGAAATGGGTATCGATGCAACATTGTTTTGGGAAGGAGTTTCGACCTTCAACACACCTCCCCATCGAATTGAAAAAGTCGCCATTTTCAAGGATGTTTCATATTATAATGACAGCAAAGGAACCAATATCGATGCTGTGATGCGAGCCATAGAAACAATTGAAGGACCCATCATTTTGATCGCTGGAGGGGTCGATAAAGGAACTGATTTTTCTCCTTGGATTTCTGCCTTTGCCAATAAAGTGAAGCACATTTGCGTCATTGGGCAAGCAAGCGAAAAATTAGATCGCACTTTATCAAAAAGTTTTAACGTTGTGCGCTGCCAAAATATGCACGATGCTGTAAAACATGCATCCTCTCTTGCATATCCAGGAGATAATGTGCTATTATCCCCAGGGTGCGCAAGTTATGACATGTTTGAAAATTATGCACATCGTGGAAAGACATTTAGAGAAGCTGTGAATGCTTTAGCTAGTATTCAAAACACTTAAAGGGGAAACGCAATGAATCGAAGAGACACTATCATCATTGCCGTATTAATTAATTCGGGTTTACTCGCAATTTTATTTATGATGGCCATCCATCCCGATGATGCCTCAACCTACGCACCTTCTTCGCTTCCGTTAGCAGTTGCTCCTAAAGTGGAAGAGGAACCCTCTCATTATGCTTCTTCTAACATTTCTTATGTGCAAACAATCCCAACAGATGAAGTAGACAATGCCATAAAAGCGTTTGTAGACTCACCTTCACACGAAATTGCGCTTGCAGAAACACCGACGCCCCTTCTTCCTGTAAATGAATCACAAACAACCATTTCTAGCGACGGTTACACAGAAATTAAGGTTAAGCGCGGAGACTTCCTAGAAAAAATCGCACGTACACATGGCACAACCATCAAAGCGATTATGAAAGCAAATGGTCTTTCTAGTGAGCGATTGAATGTGGGACAGACTCTACGCATTCCTCCCGCAACCCGCCCCATTGAAACGATCATGGAAGCACCTAAGCCTGCGGCACCACAAGAAAAGCCAAGTTCCTCTGCGAGTGATGAAAGCTCCTATTACATCGTTCAGCGCGGTGACAATCCTTGGAAAATTGCGAAAAAATTTCAGGTCCGTTTTGAAGACCTACTTATCTTGAATGATTTAGATGAAGAGAAAGCACGAAACTTAAAAGTTGGGGATAAACTGCGGGTTCGTTAACTTATGCGCTTGCTTTTACTCCTTTGCACGTCTCTGATTTTCACATTTGGATTGATCATGATTTTTAGCACAACTTCTGCGGAAGTTCTAGATCATGATCTCCAACGTAGTACCCACCAAGCTTTAATCCGTCAAATGGCTTATTCAACCGCAGGGTTTGCTCTTGCCTTTGGAGTATGGAAAGTTGGCTATCACCGCTTTTTAAAATATAGCCCTCTTCTATTAGCATTATTCTCTTTTTTTTTGGTGATCACCTTAATTCCTGGGATAGGACGTGAAGTCAATGGATCACGCCGCTGGTTAGCTATTGGAGGCCTAACTTTTCAACCTTCTGAGTTTGTCAAGTACATTCTTCCAGCCTTCTTTATCGAAAGACTCATGGCCCTTGATCGGCAAGCTCTTTCCCTAAAAGACCTCCTAAAATTAGCCACAATCTGTGCCATTCCGATTTTATTAATTTTAGTCGAACCCAACAATGGAACAGCTGCCGTAATTGGACTCACACTGATCGCGCTTTGCCTTGTCACACGCATTCCCGTTAAATACTGGGCCCTTCCTCTTATCTGTTTATCTCTCATTGCGATTGGTTCTGCCTATCATCTTTCTTATGTATCCGCTCGACTAAAAGTCTATTTAGATCCCAGTTTTGATTTACAAGGAAAAGGACACCAGCCTCACCAAGCAAAAATTGCAGCAGGATCAGGAAAGCTATTTGGAAAAGGACCTGGAAATAGCTGGCAAAAGTTAAGCTACCTTCCAGAAGCCCAAAATGACTACATTGCCGCCATTTTTGCGGAAGAATTCGGCTTTATTGGTATGCTAGGCCTTATCTTGCTCTACATGTTTTTAGCCTATCTAGGCTTTGCCATTGCAAATCAAGCGCAAGATTTTGTGGGGTTTTATTTTGGATCTGCTGTAACATTTTTAATCTGTTTTCAGGCTTTTTTAAATTTAGGCGTTGTTTCAGGCTTGGTTCCCAGCACAGGTCTTAATCTTCCCCTTTTCAGCCAGGGAGGCACCTCTTTAATCGCAAATTTGATGGGAATCGCTCTCCTCTACAGTATTTCAACCCCTGCGACTCAGTCAAACATCTCTACAAGCCCATTTTCTGAAAAACCTTTATCTCGAAATCCAAATCGGTTACATTCCTTTTAAATATAGATTAACCTTTCAGGAGTCATTATGTTGTCGAGAATTTGCCTTTTAACAAATTACAACCTCTATGAATCTAAGCGTCATTTTACTCAAAAATTTGCAGAAGCACTGAATCGCCATCATATTGAAACAAAAATTATTGATGCCAATGAAGGACCTATTGGAGCTGATATTATCTCAGCTATTCAACGTTTTGACCCGCACCTGACTTGCTCGTTCAATAGCATGATGCCCTTGTCGCAGAACCGTTATTTGTGGGACCTATTAGAAACACCCCACCTTTCTATTCTCGTAGATCCTGCTATTTACTCGGTTAGCTTGACAAGTAGCCCCTACTCCATTCTTTCATGTGTGGATCGAAATGATGTCTCTTCGATGAAAGAATATAATTTTGACAGAATTTTCTTTTGGCCACATGCTGTCGAAAAAGAGCTTGGCTCTGAACCCGAGCAAAAAAAAGAATTCGATGTCGTCTTTCTTGGAAGTTGCTATGACTACGAAAGTTTAAGAGCCTCTTGGCGGCAGCGCAATCCAGATGCTCTGAATGTTGTGCTCGACGATGCCATTGACATTGTGCTTTCCAATAATCAAATCTCTTTGGCTGATGCCCTTGTAGATGCTTGGAACCGCTCATCTTACAATCCAGAAGGGGTCGATTTTACCACTTTATTCTACTACCTTGATATGTATACACGCGGAAAAGATCGGGTTGAACTCATCCGCTCAATCAAAGATGTTCCTGTCCATATTTTTGGAGAGCTTTCACAAGACAACGCGGTAGGCGTATTAGGATGGCAGCAGTATCTTGCCAATCAATCCAATGTGACCATCCACCCGTCTGTTCCTTTTTCACAATCGTTTGACATTCTGAGAAAAAGTAAAATTAGCCTTAATAGCATGCCTTTCTTCCGTGATGGAACACATGAAAGAGTCTTTACAAGTCTCTGCTGCGGCGCCGTTCCCATTACAAGTGAAAGCACCTATTTACGTGAAACCTTCAAAGATGGAAAAGAGCTTTTCTACTACCAATCAAAACATTGGAATGAGGTCAACGACAAAATTCATACCATCCTTGCCGATGAACCTAAGCGTCAAGCAATCTGTGAGCAGGGAAGAGAACTCGTCATGCGCGATCACACATGGGACAAAAGAGCCGAACAGCTCAAGATCGCGATTGAACCCTTTCTAGAAAAACTTCTCAAATAGAGATAAGCCCCTCAAAATGAGGGGTCTTCTTTCCTTAGTTTATTTTTTCAACTTTGAAAACTGCATGTGGAGCGATTTTTTTCAGAAGTAGTTCTGTCATGACAACTTGGCTAATCACAGCATCAGCTTTTTCTACCAAGATGACTTCTTTGATATCATCATAACTATGCATATCAGCCAAAAGCGCTACCAAAGCTGCTTGAAAAGGGGAAAGGCTTGGATTAAAAGCTGCGTTCTCCAAATAAGATCCTCGGTAAATATTCCCATCCTGTGTCTGAATAGCGATCCCTGAAAATGCCTGGCTATAGGGCGCATAGGAACTATTCGCTGCCAAAATTGCATTTGCTCTTACCGAACAATCTGCATCGAGACATTTGTTTTCTGCTTGAGTCATTAATCCCCCAGAAACACCTAGATCTTTTGGACCGAAAGATTCAGGAAGCAAAGCAGCTAGCTCCATAGGAGGACGATTAAGAATCCAGACTTGCATTTTCTCTGAACCAATTTCGGTTAAAAATTGTCTGCAATGTCCACAAGGAGCAGCAGAAACAGCGATCGCCACCAACCCCTCTTCTCCATGATTGCGTGCATTCACAATCAAAAATTGCTCTCCATGCACGGTTTGGTTTAAAGGAAACCCTGGAAACTCTAAATTAACTCCGAGGTACAGATTGCCATTTTTCCCTAACCCCACAGCTCCCACTTGAAAATGTGAAATAGAAGGCCGTGCAAAAGGTTTTGCGATTGAAATCAATCGCAACATCAATTCTTCTTTGCTGATATTTAATTCATGTGTAATTTGATCAACTTTTTCTGCCGGAATAACAAAACGATTGGATACATCTAATTCGGATAAAAAATTTGATGTAAATGCAAAAGACTGCACTAAGCTAAATAGACAAAAGATCGATAAGAATAACTTTCTCATTTATTGCCTGCTCCATTTGTGAATTTAATTTTTTTGAATACCAATTTTACGAGGCTGTGCGAAAAGGTAAACAAAAACAAAAATTTAAAGCAAGAAACAAATTTTCTGACCCCAACCTTTAAATCAATTAACCGTAAAACCATTCTAGTAGAAGCTTTTATTTTTCCTGTGTTATAATAAGTCTAAATTATGGAGGTTTTTATGGTTAGTAAAATTTCGAATAGAGAATGGAATGAAAGTGACATACAAAAAGTTCTAGAGGGACTTGCAAATCCACCTGCTGCAAGG from Parachlamydia acanthamoebae encodes the following:
- the rsmI gene encoding 16S rRNA (cytidine(1402)-2'-O)-methyltransferase, with the protein product MLYLIATPIGNLEDITLRALRLLKECDLILCEDTRQSSILLKHYEIQKPLKSFHKFNESAQEQEVLRALQEGVKMAMISDAGTPSISDPGNRLVEKCVEEGIEVISIPGPCAAITALACSGLPTDLFQFCGFLPRKAQELKRALQKILQYEGTTVCYESPHRLLDFLQTMHLLAPTRYLVVARELTKKFEEIRRGTAQDLITHWESHPLKGEVVVMIKGEAADDTQQWEQMSPQEHVQFLETQYSLSKKEAIKLAAEMRGIPKRDLYRLCLSDREIID
- a CDS encoding acyl-CoA desaturase, which codes for MSHTKKTFSLPIAGFLISYQILLLASLPFYFYFMLPSLAMIAVSFVLLYLTGLSITGGYHRFYSHRSFRTGKTLEALMLFFGTMAGQGSALRWAFDHRRHHAYVDTDEDPYSINKGFWYAHFFWMLHKQKEIDPKVVPDLIRNKLVMFQHHFYPALMFGSNILVFLLVGWLLEDFWGAFFVAWWIRFFLLHHFTWFINSLAHTWGDKPFCQEQSAVNNYILALLTFGEGYHNYHHVFAHDYRNGIRWYHFDPTKWLIKGLSFLGLTHELKTVDSFTIQKRMIREKKNLLLEQVKELWYVKREEIEAKIHEISDRIETDIRVLNQLKGQYLKIKETTPSCRELLNDLQNEMKCLHQRMQEDWRAWKNLCSCITHLKPIEI
- a CDS encoding UDP-N-acetylmuramoyl-tripeptide--D-alanyl-D-alanine ligase, translating into MSVNRLTFHEICQILNSPVFPAEIDSFTPSVVVDSRLLQKNDLFIALPGEKTDGHHFLNEVEKKGAAAAIVSNDFLRQNKTNFHMPILGVDDVLEALQKLAQEYLKQRQVKIVAITGSVGKTTTKHLLFQLLQKHFSVAFSPGNQNSQIGLPLSILNHYHGHEDVLILEMGMTAQGHIQKLIEIAPPDIAIVTALELVHVAGVHSLENIAHAKREILTHPKTMLGLIPSEIPFYALLHETGTCRKQSFSTLSIQADYCLHEQDQHLQIRDSQGLSPLLPRLPFLGKHNQHNFLAAISACRALGMTWSDIQQVIPTLTLPERRLEQVIKKGILFINDSYNAALTSVKAALDALPPPLQFSGKRIGVIGEMVELGTFSEACHREVGILSLAKLDLMICYGDGCLPIEEVWKKHNKPVHLTLTFEQVIAELKQHVLPGDVVLLKGSNKKQLWKVLEYF
- the mraY gene encoding phospho-N-acetylmuramoyl-pentapeptide-transferase; this encodes MLLFTIDFFREFLGIKIPMVFTYTSTRMILAAITSLIICIFLGPRFIKKLYELKIGQSIRTDECPHLGVLHQKKKDTPTMGGLLILFSMIVSLLLWMKLTHIFTLILIITTLLLGFLGGWDDYLKLKYKNSKGLSSKKKFLYQVLISALLPLYLLSPTLNAATPFKRWFDPPIVKEQTVSKNAQEEKLIAQVSLKEYATRFYIPFFKDPVLTFSGFMTILAALFMIFVVTGASNAVNLTDGLDGLAAGCLIMVAGCLALIAFVSNNIDLASYLNILYIEGSGEIAIYLSALAGACLGFLWYNSYPAQVFMGDTGSLALGGILGVCAILLKKEMLLGIIGGIFVAETLSVILQVGSFKLRNKKRIFLCTPLHHHFEFKGWPETKVVIRFWIVGLLLAIVGIASLKFQ
- the murD gene encoding UDP-N-acetylmuramoyl-L-alanine--D-glutamate ligase, with the protein product MQPTYFNKPILIVGLGISGLAAARFLLTQKALVWAIDQNKDKLRKRSDIQILESQGLQFVAEKDLPPLETFLLVVTSPGVPLTHPVLQLAQAKNIKILGEIELAFRSLRNKLIGITGTNGKTTVTLLLTHLLNYAGIPAKAVGNVGEPLSAEITCSSETVLVVELSSFQLDTLQSRQLDMGVILNITPDHLDRYASMEDYALSKMKIKSCIKEGAPLYMEEKAFQNYGFLQANFPCHLYGYSHNCHLMSDQQYLFLNKNIDSILPVEYRGTKSHRLENLMAAYGLCREMGIDATLFWEGVSTFNTPPHRIEKVAIFKDVSYYNDSKGTNIDAVMRAIETIEGPIILIAGGVDKGTDFSPWISAFANKVKHICVIGQASEKLDRTLSKSFNVVRCQNMHDAVKHASSLAYPGDNVLLSPGCASYDMFENYAHRGKTFREAVNALASIQNT
- a CDS encoding muramidase family protein — translated: MNRRDTIIIAVLINSGLLAILFMMAIHPDDASTYAPSSLPLAVAPKVEEEPSHYASSNISYVQTIPTDEVDNAIKAFVDSPSHEIALAETPTPLLPVNESQTTISSDGYTEIKVKRGDFLEKIARTHGTTIKAIMKANGLSSERLNVGQTLRIPPATRPIETIMEAPKPAAPQEKPSSSASDESSYYIVQRGDNPWKIAKKFQVRFEDLLILNDLDEEKARNLKVGDKLRVR
- the ftsW gene encoding putative lipid II flippase FtsW; this translates as MRLLLLLCTSLIFTFGLIMIFSTTSAEVLDHDLQRSTHQALIRQMAYSTAGFALAFGVWKVGYHRFLKYSPLLLALFSFFLVITLIPGIGREVNGSRRWLAIGGLTFQPSEFVKYILPAFFIERLMALDRQALSLKDLLKLATICAIPILLILVEPNNGTAAVIGLTLIALCLVTRIPVKYWALPLICLSLIAIGSAYHLSYVSARLKVYLDPSFDLQGKGHQPHQAKIAAGSGKLFGKGPGNSWQKLSYLPEAQNDYIAAIFAEEFGFIGMLGLILLYMFLAYLGFAIANQAQDFVGFYFGSAVTFLICFQAFLNLGVVSGLVPSTGLNLPLFSQGGTSLIANLMGIALLYSISTPATQSNISTSPFSEKPLSRNPNRLHSF
- a CDS encoding glycosyltransferase family protein, with the protein product MLSRICLLTNYNLYESKRHFTQKFAEALNRHHIETKIIDANEGPIGADIISAIQRFDPHLTCSFNSMMPLSQNRYLWDLLETPHLSILVDPAIYSVSLTSSPYSILSCVDRNDVSSMKEYNFDRIFFWPHAVEKELGSEPEQKKEFDVVFLGSCYDYESLRASWRQRNPDALNVVLDDAIDIVLSNNQISLADALVDAWNRSSYNPEGVDFTTLFYYLDMYTRGKDRVELIRSIKDVPVHIFGELSQDNAVGVLGWQQYLANQSNVTIHPSVPFSQSFDILRKSKISLNSMPFFRDGTHERVFTSLCCGAVPITSESTYLRETFKDGKELFYYQSKHWNEVNDKIHTILADEPKRQAICEQGRELVMRDHTWDKRAEQLKIAIEPFLEKLLK
- the cdd gene encoding cytidine deaminase — its product is MRKLFLSIFCLFSLVQSFAFTSNFLSELDVSNRFVIPAEKVDQITHELNISKEELMLRLISIAKPFARPSISHFQVGAVGLGKNGNLYLGVNLEFPGFPLNQTVHGEQFLIVNARNHGEEGLVAIAVSAAPCGHCRQFLTEIGSEKMQVWILNRPPMELAALLPESFGPKDLGVSGGLMTQAENKCLDADCSVRANAILAANSSYAPYSQAFSGIAIQTQDGNIYRGSYLENAAFNPSLSPFQAALVALLADMHSYDDIKEVILVEKADAVISQVVMTELLLKKIAPHAVFKVEKIN